GGCGCGAAGCTTGGACAAGTTAAGAGAAACCCCTCCGCCGAGCTTAGAAAGTTGCATGGAGATATCGATCGCTCGTGAAATGTCGTTTAAAGAATCATTGACTTCAAGCAAGAAGCAGCTCACCAGTTCACCGCGGCGTTTTCTGCCGGCGTTCAAAAATGTAGGTGTGCTCGGCTGATATTCCTGATTGATCATCAGATTCACATATTCTTTTGCTTTCTCCGTGTCACCGTTTGCGAAGAACAGCGCAACAATTGAGATTCGGTCCTCATAACGCTCGAGGATTTTTTTCTTGTCATTCGTCTTCAAAGCATAGTCATTATAGAATTTAAACGCACTCATGAAGGAAGGAAAACGAAACTTCTTAGCGTAAGCTGTCTTAAACACGTCTTTAATGTCTTCAAAAGAATACAGGCTTAAGAATTCCTCTTCGTAGTATTGGTTTTCAATCAAATAATCCAGCTTCTCTTTTAAATCGTGAAAGAACACTGTGTTTTGATTGATATAATCTACAAAATAGCTATGTACAGCCTCTTTATCCTTATCAAACTGGAATTTTCCATCTTTTTGGATCATGATTTCGTTATTTAACTGGATCCATTTTGGCACTTGATTTTGTGACAACTCTTTCTACCTCCTGAGTAAACAATTCAACGTCTTTAGATGTGCCGCTGAGTTCAAATTTGTGCAAGATCGGCACCTGATATTGTCTTGAAATGGTATCGGCGCTTTTTGCAAAGTTATCGCCCCATACTTTATTGCCGCTCGCAGCGACTCCTAATAAAAGATGGGCGTATTTTTCGAGAAATGATTGTGTTGATGCCGGTACCTGACCGAAGTTTGTCGTGTAGGTGACCAAAACAAACGGAGTGTCCAAGTGGTCAATTTCGTCCACCTTGCGTATCTGCTGAAAGCCGATTTTATTCACAAACCGCTGAACATTCCCTGTTTTCGAATCAAATATGATTTGTACCACGTTTTATCACGACCTATCAAAAAATATGAATCTCTCATCACTAACACTATATATAGTATACTATCCTCTAACAAAAACACAACATATAGATTTGTTTTTATGAAAAATTCATATTTTGATCAAATCAGGCAAATAGGCAGGCTCATTAGGGCCCAAAAAAGAGAGCAGAACGAGAATGGTCTCTCGTCCTACTCGGGGTGTCGTTTTTAAGCCGATGTATATCATAACATGAAAAAAAACTGCTTAGTAGTCTAGATTTTTTTTTCTTAAGCTATCACAGCATTTTTCACTCTCTACTGTTTCTTCTATTTCAACATCCGCACCGATTTCTTCTAATACCGCCTTCAATGCGCTGATAATTGACGCTTCTCTAATTAATTCTTTTCCGTTCACAATGATGCTTGTTCCATACTCATAGCAAGAATCATCTTCGCAGATTTCTTCCCAATGATTCACGATCACTTTATGCTTCATTTTTTCACCCTCTGTTTGATCTGTCTGTATTTAGTTTAGCGGGAAGCATTCGCTTTGTAAATTCGGATGCTTGTGAAATTTATTCAAGCTCATAATCAGAGTATTCTTTCTTCAGCTTTACCTCATTGCGGGACTCATCATACTCATAAATTTTGATATAGCCGTCCTCCATAACACCAAAATGATTATGCTCAAGAGGAAACGTGGTCGGCTGAGGCGTTTCATAACCTGAATTGCCGCTGTCTGTTTCGATGATGGTATCTTGATTCCCGCACGCCCCGAACAGCAAAAATACAGCTATCCACACAAGCGCTATCCTGATTCGTCTCAGTTCTGTCTCACTTTCAAACAAGGTTGCCGTCACCCCCGGATTCTTTTTTAATACATAATATACCATTTCAATTCACATATGTTGATCTCATAAAAAAAGACCGTGCCTTGGCATGGTCTGCTTACAAATTGTCGAATCGAAATTGGATGATGTTAAAAAACGGCTGCCGGGATTTCCCGACAGCCTTCGCATGCATTAACATGTTGATTTTTGATCTATTCGAGTTCAAGCTGGACGTTTTTTTGCGGCGCAAACGTTGAGATCGCATGTTTATATATCAGCTGCTGCTTCCCTTCTGATTCCAGCAATACGGTAAAGTTATCAAAACCTTTTACCTGGCCCCGCAACTGAAAGCCATTCAGCAAAAAAACAGTGACATACGTATTTTCTTTCCGGATTTGATTCAAAAACTGATCCTGAATATTAATCGGTTTCATGTTTCGTCCTCCTTGATTCTCTATATCATACAGTTTCGATTAAAGTTCGAGTTTTCCTGCTATATGTGTGAAAATTTCCTTTTTTTTCAGCTCCATATCAACGGGCGGTGTCATATCGAACCAGGTAACCTGCATTTTGTTGCGAAACCATGTCAGCTGGCGTTTCGCATACCGCCTTGAGTTCTGCTTTAGTTGAGCGACGGCATCAGAAAGTGTCACAAAACCATCAAAATAGGCGTATAGCTCCTTATAACCTATCGCCTGAATCGATTGACAGTCTCTCACATTCCTGTCGTAGAGGCGCTTTACTTCCGGAAGAAGACCTGCCTCCATCATCATGTCGACCCGCTGATTAATTCTTGCATACAGC
The Bacillus vallismortis genome window above contains:
- the nrdI gene encoding class Ib ribonucleoside-diphosphate reductase assembly flavoprotein NrdI, whose protein sequence is MVQIIFDSKTGNVQRFVNKIGFQQIRKVDEIDHLDTPFVLVTYTTNFGQVPASTQSFLEKYAHLLLGVAASGNKVWGDNFAKSADTISRQYQVPILHKFELSGTSKDVELFTQEVERVVTKSSAKMDPVK
- a CDS encoding YmzC family protein is translated as MFESETELRRIRIALVWIAVFLLFGACGNQDTIIETDSGNSGYETPQPTTFPLEHNHFGVMEDGYIKIYEYDESRNEVKLKKEYSDYELE
- the hfq gene encoding RNA chaperone Hfq, producing MKPINIQDQFLNQIRKENTYVTVFLLNGFQLRGQVKGFDNFTVLLESEGKQQLIYKHAISTFAPQKNVQLELE